CCCGAGCCGTGGCGCTCTCCCGCCCAAGCCGCAGCCGCTTCGACTGGTTTGAGGTCACCATCCGGCTGATAGCCTTCCCCCGTCACCTCGAAGACCTGCCCGTCCATGAAGAGCCTGGTCACGGTCATCTCATTCTTGGTCAAGGTGCCGGTCTTGTCCGAGCAGATGACCGTCGCCGAGCCGAGCGTTTCGACCGCCGGCAGTTTGCGGATCAGCGCCTGGCGCTTCACCATGCGCGTGACCCCGAGCGCCAGCGTGATCGTCACGATGGCCGGCAAGCCTTCCGGCACCGCCGCGACGGCCAAACTGACCGCGGTCAAAAACATCGCCACCGGCGGCTCGCCTCGCAGCTCGCCGAGCAGAAACACGACCGCCACGACCCCGAGGGCAAGCCACAACAGCGTATAGCCGAACTGCTCCAAGCGCCGTTGCAGCGGGGTCGCGGTCCGCTCCGCTTCTGCCGCGGTTTGGATCATCGCCGCAATGCGCCCGAGTTCGGTCCGCATCCCGGTCTCAACGACCAGACCCCGCGCCTTCCCGGACACGGCCACCGTCCCCATGAACACCATATTGGCCCGCTCGGCCAGCGGCACGTCTTTCCCGGCCAAGCCTTCGCTGGATTTCTGCACCGGCGTGGACTCTCCGGTGAGCGAGGCCTCCTGCGTCTGAAAGCCCGCGACGTAGGTCAGCCGGATATCAGCCGGAACTTGATCGCCGGCCTCGACCAGCACCAGATCGCCCGGAACCAGCTCGCGCGCGGGAATCGACCGGACCGTTCCGTTGCGCAGCACCTTCGCCGTCGCCATCGAGAGGCGTTTCAAGGCCGCCAGGGACTGCTCCGCCCGATACTCCTGGATAAACCCCAACAGCCCGTTGAGGAGCACGATGGCGAGGATGGCCGCCGCGTCGATCCAATCTTCCAGCCAGCCGGAGATGACCGCCGCGCCGATCAAGACCCAGATGATGACGCTGGTGAACTGCGACAGCAGGAGCGTGAGGATCGATGTCGGAGGAGCCTCGGGGAGCTCATTCGGCCCGTATTGCCGAAGCCGCCGGGCCGCGTCCTCCTGTCTCAGGCCGGCCTGCGCATCGGCATCGAGCTGCGCACAAAGTTCCTCGACCGCCGTGGCGTGCCATGATCGCGTCTGCTGAGCGGGGGTCTGATTCGTCATGATCGACATGATCTAGACATGATCTAATGGAAGAGCAGCCAGAGCCCAAACAGATACCCCAGAATGATGACAAAACTGTCGGGCTCGATCAGCGCGACCCGCTTCTCGACCCGATAGATGATGCCCATGAGCGCGGTGCTCATCAGGACGATGCTCCACAGCGCGGTGAGCGCATGGGCGCCGTCCAGATCCCCGAACAGCGGCCCTTGCCGATAGGCCAGATCGACGAACACGAAGGCCGCCATGTTGAAGGCGTTGCTTCCGAACAGATTGCCCACCGCGAGATCGAAGGCGCCGAGCCGCACCGCGGCCAACGAGGTGATCAGCTCCGGCAGAGAAGTCGTGATCGCCACCAACGAAGTGCCGATGAACGACTCGCTCACCCCGGTTTGCTTGGCGACCTGATCGGCGGAGGAGGCGAGCAACGGCGCGGCGAGCAACAGGGCCAGCGCGGCAACGGCGAATTTCATCCCGGCCCGTTTCAGCGCCGCCCGCCGGCTGAGCCGTTGCGGCTCCTCCTCCGCCCTGGCCTCGACCACCAACTCCTGCTCCCGTTCCCGGCGTTTGACGAGTTCCTGCCGATAGACCACCCGCATGCCGAGAACGTACAAGGTCGGCAGCAGCAGGCTGACCCATCCGATGCCGCCATGTTCCACTTCCGGTCCGTACAGGATGAAGAAGGCCACGAGCGATGTCAGAATCATCGCGAGCCCCGCGACCAACGCATGTTCGAACGCCGCCTGTTGCCAGACCCGCTTCCCGCGGTGCAGTTGATCGATCAACCCCATCGTCAGCATGTTGGCCATGCCGGCCCCGAGCAGATCGCCTGCCGCAAGATCCGGCGCGTCGATCCAGGCCGCGCTGACCGTCGTGAACAGCTCCGGCAAGGACGTTGCCGCCGCCATCAGCACCACGCCGATCCAGAGCCGGCCGAGACCGGTGAGGTCCGCGATGTCATCGCCGTAGCGCGAAAGTTTCGTGCCGGCGTAGACGATCACCACAGCGCTGCCGGCGAGGATGAGCCAGGCGGTCACCGGTCCCTCCGTCGAGCCCTCGGTCCATGCCGGCGACAGCCTTGACAACGATTCATCGCCGCGGCTTTCGTCCCTTGATCAACACCACCACCCCGATGAGACCGACGACGATCGCCAACAAGGCCAGCCACGCCAACTGATCCATATCGCACTCCTTTCGGATACCGCTGCATGACGCAACAGGGACAGCCGCAGGGAAGAGGAGCCCGACCTTCCGGAGTCGTGCACGGGAAGTGCCAGTCGGCAAACACGCGACGGCATCCCGACGGATGCGGAAACGGATCGAGCCGATACGAATGTGGAAGGGGTCGCTGAGGCAGAACTGGGCATCCGCTCAGGCCGGCCTGTCGCCAAATGCCTCAACGAAGGCGGTTCACAGATGACGCAGGTCGTCGCCGCCGTCTTCAGGGCGGCGGTGCGAGAACCGCTGTTCGAGATATTCCTTGGCCAGATCCTTGGCGCCCAAGCCGAAGGCGATCGAGGCCGCGAGGACCAGGCCGCCCAAGGTGATCCCGAACCCGACCACGACGATGTTGCGCGCGATCCCGAGCTGCTCCAGCGCCATCGCCACGGCGACCAACTGCACGCCCCATCGCGAAGCGGCCGCGATAATGCGGGCAGGCCGGAGGTTGGCGTTGACGGCGGCGATCAGGACCGCCTGGGAGATGAAATTCGACAGCAGAAACCCCGCCAGCAGAATCAGCGCCGCCACGAACAGGTGCGGCATGTAGGCGAGGAACGACTGGGCGAATTGATTGATCGGCTGAAGGTTGAGCGCCCCCAGGGCGGCAATCGTGGCGGACAAGAGCACCACCCAATAGACGCCGCGCCCGGCCAGGTGAGAGGGATCATACTTGACCCCCCCGCGGATCAAGGCCGTCGTGAGCCCCAACCGGTTGCAGAGGTGATCGAGACCGATCGCGCGGAGAAACCGCTCGACCCCGTTGCCCAGCACCCACGCAATCGCCAGCCCGGCCGAAAAAATGATGACGGTCGCGAGGACGTTCGGAAGCAGCTCGAGCATCTGCCTCGCCAGAGCTTCCAAGGGAGCGAGCAGCGCCGTTGTCCAGAAATCTGTCATGTTGCCCTCTTCGCGGACGTGAACCGTCAAACGTCAAGCGACAGCCGTTCAACGTCACGCATCAATCCGTTTTCCGTCTCCCGTCTCACGATTTACGTGGCCCGTCTTCACGCCGTCTGATCGCCCCATCGTGCGATCAGATACGGCTTCTGCTGCTCAAACGCCTGGCAGAGCTGCTCGATCCGGCCTTCCGCCTCCTGTGTCGTCAACCCCTGCGTTTCCAGGACGAAACTGGCGGTGCGGCCCAGATACAGCGGCGTGAACGCCTTCAATAGGTGCTCGCGCGGCATGACGCGCTTGTGGTAAGCCGCCGCCGCGTCGTACACCAGCCGCGCCCACACCTCGTTCGCGATGTGGAATTGCTGGTGCGACACCCGGCGCAGGGCCAGGAGGTCCTTCATCGTGTCCGGCCCGAGGATCTGATTCCAGACCGGCTCCAGGTCCGTGAGGCCCTGATAAAACGTGTTGATCATCCGCTCGACGTTCACATTGACCGGTTCGACCCCGACCGCATATTGAAACCCGAACAGCTTCACCGCGTTGGTCCCCTGGAGTTTGGTCCAGAGCCCCTGATGTTCCTCCATCAAGGCGAACATCGCCCCCAAGACCTGCACCAGCATGGCCGACAGATCCGCCGCCGGGTCCTTGGGGTTGTGGATCTTAGCCCCGAGGAAACTCTGACAGACCCGTCCGCCGGTCGCGATCGCCTCGGTCGTCATCCAGATGTCGATGCCGAACTTGGCGACCTCGGATTCCCACACGTGCTTGTTCAAGTAATGTTCCGCCAAGCGGCCGGAGAAGCCGAAGTCTCCGCCGATCGGCTGGCGGATCCGCTCGCCGTACAGGGCTCGAGTCAGCGGGTAGACGATGCTGTTGGTGATCGTGCCGTCGTACTTGTGCCGGAGATAATAGGGGGCGACGTAGTCGAAGCCTTCGTCCAGAATCGGGCTGATGAGCAGGTCCATCCACTCGGGCGTGATGCTGCGCAGGTCCGAATCCACCACCGCGCAGGCCTTGGCCTTGAGCCGGCGGGCGATCTCGAAGATCGTGCGGAACGCGCTGCCCTTGCCGGGGATGCCGTGGTACGGCGTCACGATTTTTTGGAGCGGGCTCTGCTGGTCGCTGATCAGCATGGCGGAGAAATCCACGAGGGTCTGCGCCACGACGTCGGGCGTCCCGTCCGTCGAGCCTCCGTCGGAATTCACGAGCACGGCGCGCTGCTCGGGAAAGTATTTGGCCAACCCGGCGCTCACCGCCCGCACCACGTGGCCGATCGTGTCGGCGTTGTTGAAGCTGGGAATGCCGACCAGGATGTCGGCCGTGCCGATCCGCTGGACGACGGCCTCCGTCTCCTCGGTCAGCGCGACGAACGAATCCGGTATCTGGCCGCTCATCCCTTGCCCCCGGTGGGGTCCCACTCATGGTCTTGCTCGACCGCGTCGCGGAGTCGGTGGAAGATGTCCGGCACGGCATGCGCGACGCGGCTCCAGTTCGAGATCATCGGCACGCCCAGCGGGTCCGTGAGAAACACCTCCGTCGCGAGCTTCAACCCCTTCAAAAAGGTCTCGACTGCGGTCCGCTCCTGATGGCGGTCGAACTGCAAGCCGTTGATCGCCGCATCGTCCTCATAGCGCCGGATCGCTTCCTGCGCCGTTTGGAGATAGGTGGCTCGCAGGGTCTTGAGCAGGCTTTCCGGCAGCACGATCCCCTCGCTCGCCAGGTTGCGGAACAGGGACTTGGTGATGTCCACGCACATCTTGAGCAGGCCGCCCTCCGGATTGTCGGCGGAGAGGCCCTGGTGCTTGTGCTCGTAGGCGTCGGCGATGTCGGCTTGGCAGATCCGCCGGAGCGCGCAGTTGCGGTAGACCTCGGCCAGCACGCCCACCTCCAGGCCCCAGTCCCCGGGAATGCGATTGATCCAGGCCAAATCCCGGACCATGGCGAACTCGCCGGCCAGCGGATACCGGAAACTGTCCAGAAAGGTCAGCAAGGGCTGCGGCCCGACGAGCCGTTCGAGACTCCTGACCATCGGCGTGATGAACAGCCTGGTGACCCGGCCGTGCAACCGATCGGTGACCCGGCTGTAGTAACCCTTGCAGAACTCATAGCCGAGGTTCGGGTTGGTGACCGGATAACAGAGGCGGGCGAGGTAGTCCCGCTGATAGCTCACGATGTCGCAATCGTGGAGCGCGATCACGTTGCTTTGCCCGCGCGAGAGCACATAGCCGAAAGCCAGCCAGCAGGACTGTCCCTTGCCGGGCAACCCCACGTCGATGGCCTGCCCCGTCAGGGTCTTGAGGATCTCTTGAATGTTCGGGCCATCCACCCAGACAAGCCGGACCCGCTGCGGCAAGACCTTGAAGAATTCCTTGGCGCGCCGGAACTCCAGCGCCGAGGCATGGCCCAGGGCCACCACGATCTCGTTGAGATAGCGCACCTGCGCCAGCTCCTTCATGATCCTCTGCAAGGCCGGACGTTCCAGCTCGGAATAGAGCGATGGAAGGACCAACGCGATCGGATTGATCTCGCCATAACGGATCAGCTCGTTCTCCAACCGTTCGACGTTCGGCGGGCCGAGCCGGTGAAGCACGGTGACGACCCCGTTTTGGAAGAAATCGGCCATGTCGGGTGATTCCTATTATTGTGAGTGGCGCGGCGCGTTTGGCTCCGAATGCCGCGGCCGAGCCTTGATGCCTCACTTGTACGATATTCGCCCGGCTTAGACAAGGATGCGAAGGGAGGTGGCGCCGATCGGTACGATCAGGGGTGTCCATGGCAAGCGGCGGGGAAGACCGGCCACGGGACCGTCGAACGGGCGATGATTGACAGAGTGGCCGCAAGCGCGGATAGTGAGACCGACAGTCACGACCGCACCGCGAAGGAGCGACCACTTGTCAAAGCCCGAAGAGCATCTGGCATTGGCCATTCAACTGGCGCTGGACAACGTGCGGACCAGGAAAGGCCGCCCGTTCGGCGCCGTGCTGGTCAAGGACGGCCAGATTGTCGCGACCGGCGTCAACACCGTGCTATCGAGCCACGATCCGACGGCGCATGCCGAGCTGGAAGCCATTCGCGCGGTCGCGCGCAAGCAGCAGAACCAGCGGCTTGACGGCCATGTCATGTACGCCAGCGGCCACCCCTGTCCCATGTGTCTCGCGGCCATGTACCTGGCCGGCATCCGCCAAGTCTACTACGCCTATTCCAACGAAGATGCCGAGCCCTACGGGCTTTCGACGGGCAGCCTCTACGCCGAGCTGGCGAAGCCCCTCTCCGAGCAATCCATGCAGTTGGCCTATATGCCGCTGCGCCCCGCCGAGCAGGACCTGTACGAGGCCTGGCGGCAGATCGATCGTGGTCCATCTAAGACTTCATAATGCTTGGATTGAACGGGGAATAGTCCACAAATCTCCAGCGCAGGCTGCTGGCCTGCGCAGTCTCAACGACCCGCTCCACATGGAATTCGACCACGCGCTCCGCGCCGGGGAATCCAGCCCTGCGTGCTCCATCCCATAGGATGTCGGCCCGTCCGGTCAGTTGAAGGGTGCCGCCTCCGTTGAAATCCAGGAACAGCAGGCCGGCCTTGGGGTTCACGGCAAGATTGCCCAGCGTTTGAAACATCATGTTGCCGGCGTAATCGGGCCACATCAGCACGCGCTCGTTCAATACCTGAACGAATCCGGGATGGCCGCCTCGATGCGAGACATCCACCCCGCCTCTCTCATGATTGCTGGCGATAAAGAACGTATCCGCCTCCCTTATCCAACGTTGCTGCACCGGATTCAGTTCGGCATCATCCGACACCCGCCGAGCGGAAGGGGCTGAGCGATCGCTCAGCCCCCACGCGCGAGCCTGAATGTACTTGGGACAGTTGGCGTAGACCTGTTGCGCCTGGATCACGATCGTTCCGTCCGGTCCGACTTCGGCCCTGCCGTTCACTCTCATGCGCCGCCTGGTCGCGGGATCGATCGCGATCAAGCCCACCTGGCCGTTGCTCCCGATGTTCTCGACCATGGGATCACCGGCAGGCGGCTGGGCCGCGATGCTCACCCTTCGTTCGTCCGAGGCTTGCATGAAACCAGGCTTGCCGGTCGCCAGCGTGGCCCAGGGGAATCCATCTCGATCAACCGTTCCGACAATGACCATCGGCTGGCGGCCCAAGAAATCCTGGGCCGCCGGTGGAATGGTTGAGCCGATCGATCGGCCGACCCGGCTCGCCATCTCCTGCACTCCCGCCCGAGCTTGAACGGCCAGCTCTCCCTCATGGTACGGCGATGTCATGGTGGTGGCTCCTCTCTCTTGTCTCGTTGGCTCCGCCTTGAGCCACTCAGAAAAAGCCGCAGGAGGGCGCGCCCTGTGTCGGCGCCGAATAAGTGCCTGCGCCCTCCGGCGCATAGATCTCCAAGCGGATGCCGTCCGGGTCCTCAAAGAAAATGCCGCCGGATTGCATGCCCTCCCCATGCGGCACGATCCCGTCATAGAGCAACGGCACGTTCAACTCGCGCAGTTTCCGCTCGACTTCTTTCACCTGTTCGATCGCTCCGACTTGAAATGACAGGTGGTGCAGCCCGGGGCGCTGCTTTTCGAATCGGCCCGATGCCTGCTGCCAGAGAGTCAGCACCAGGTTCCGCCCTTTGCCGAGGAACAGGAACCGGCGACCGTCTTGCTGAGATTCGCCCATGACCTCGAAGCCGAACACCTCTCGGTAGAACTGCTTTGACCGTTTCAGGTCGCTGACGTTCAACCCGACATGGCCTGTCTGGAAGCTCTGAGCCCGCGCGTCCTGCTGATCCATGATTTGACCTCCCTGTGAAATGTGACCGACCTGGAACCGCTGTGGCTAACCTTCTATACTATGTTTTGAAGGTTACCATATCGTCGTGCTAACCTGTCAAGACTTACTTTGCCGGTTAATTTTTCCCGGGAGATCTTGGCCGAGTCAGGGACAGGACGATGACGGAGGAACGAACGGCCGGAAAATTCTATTTCATCGGCAATGACCTGTGGTTGGACTTCATCAACACGCAGGTTGTGGCGGAAGGCCGCCCGGTCGATCGGCTCACGAGCTTCGCCGATCTCATCGCCTGGCTTGAAGAGGCGAAGGTGCTCGACGGCCGGCAGGCACAGGACCTTGTTGCGGCCTGGGGGGACAGGCCTCGGGCTGGCCAGGCGTTGGGACGGGCGTTGGAGTTCAGAGGGATTCTGCGGCAGATGGCGGAGCGCCTGGCCAAGGGCAAGCCGGTGCCGCCGGCCACCCTCGCCTCAATCAATGACCTGCTGAACAATCAGGTCAGTTATGCCGAGGTTCGTCGAACGAGAGGCGGGTTCGAGAAGCGGCTCCACGCGAACTTTTCGGAGCCGGCCCATCTGCTCTTGCCGATCGCCGAGTCCGCCGGCAACCTGCTCTGCTACGGCGACTTGTCGCGCATCAAGAAGTGCGAGAATGCCGCCTGTGTGTTGTTTTTCTACGACACGACCAAGAATCACAGCCGCCGTTGGTGTAGCATGAGCGCCTGCGGAAATCGGATGAAGGTCGCGGCGCATTACCGCCGGCTGCGGGGTACCTCCAGCCGAAACGACAGAGGATGACGGACCGCGCCCCCTACGTGTCAAGGGTCACCCAAATTTCCCCAGTTATGGTCATCGAAAACTCCCCACCCTGGTTACGTGGTCGTGGCGGCTTCTTCGACGCGCACCAAACCGGCTTTAAGTTTCTCCTTGAGCCGGTACGAATGACCACGGATATTGATGGTGATGGCGTGGTGCAGGACCCGATCCAGGATCGCGGTCGCCAGCACCCGGTCCCCGAAGACCTCCCCCCAGGCCCCGAAACTCTGGTTACTGGTGAGAATCATCGGCCCCTTCTCGTAGCGACGCGAGATGAGTTGGAAAAACAAGTTGGCCCCGGTGCGGTCAATGGGCAGATAGCCGATCTCATCGATGATCAGTAACCGCGGGATCGTGTAGAGCTTCAGCTTGTCCTCCAGCCGATTCTCCGTCAGGGCTCGAGTCAGTGTGGCGATCATGGCGGCGGCCGTCGTGAACAACACCCGATAGCCTCGCTCGATCGCTTTGAGCCCCAGCCCGATGGCCAGGTGGCTTTTGCCGACCCCGGGCGGCCCCAAGATCACGAGATTCTCGCCGTGCTCGATGAAGTGGCAGGTGGCCACTTGCTGGATCTGCTTCTTATCCAGCGACGGCTGGTAGGCGAAGTCGAAGACCTCCAGACTCTTCACAAACGGAAACCGCGCGAGACTGGTGCGCATCGTAATGTTCTTCTCCGCTTTGGCGGTCACTTCTTCACTGAGGACCTGATCGAGGAAGTCCGCATACGACAGGTCCTTGGCCGCCGCCTCCTGTAAGAGGGCGTCGAGCCGCTCGCGGCTCTTCAGGAGCCGCAGCCGCGTCAGCTGTTCACGGAGCCGTTCCAGTTGCGCCGGGTTCATGGCTGCACCTCGTGCGCCGCCGCGCTCCCGCACACCGCCTCGTAGCACGCCAGATCCCGCACTTCGACCTCCGGGACCGCACCGGGGTGAGTGGCCAGTTCGCTCAGGGTTGACCGGCGCTGGCGCGCAATGCGGGCACTGGCGCCGGGGCCGTGCTCCGGCAGAATGCGGAATTGGTGGCGGCCGGGTAACACGGGATGGGTGGCCACCTCGCGGTCGCGATGGAAGATATGGATGGTGTCGCCCCGCCGTTGCGCCTCAACCCGTTGCCCAATCAGGCGGAAGGGCACGGAATACCGATTCGTGTCGAAGCTGACCAGATAGTCTTCAGCCACGATCCGCGAGACCCGCGCCTCCTGCTGGAAGCCGCGCTGGCCCGCCAGTGGCACGAGGTGCTCGCGTTCTCGCTCAAACCGCGCGATCGGTCGCTCATGAGTCGTGCCGTGCAGGCGCTGGTCGGCGATCGTCACGTTCCATTCGTCGAGCTGGGCCTGGAAGTCCACCACGTCGACAAACGTCCGCCCGGGCAGAAAGTTCCGCTTCACATACTTCACGCCCGATTCCACTTTGCCTTTGGTCTGCGCCCGGTAGGGCCGACACACGCGGGGCTCAAAGCCCCAATAGTCGGCAAAGGCTTTGAACGTGGGATTCCAGAGGCGTCGGCCGGTCTCATCCGCATAGCACACGGTGCGCGGACGATCATAGAGATGCTCGCGGGTGTGCCCGCCGAAATGGGCAAAGGCCCGTTCATGGGCCTCCAGAAATTGCGCCAGGCGCTCATCGGCACACGCGTGATAGAAGCCGCGGCGACTGAACCCTAAGGTGAGCACGAACACGTGCACCACGACGGGACCGGTGCGGAAGGGCACGGTGGCCTGGCCCCAATCAATCTGACTTTGCTGCCCCGGCGGGGTCTCAAAGCGGAGGAGGGCCCGCTCCGCTTGCAGCTGGACCTCGCGCAGCGGCGCCACACACCGCTTCACCGTCTCATAACTGCCGGTGTAGCTCCGGCTCGCCCGCAGTTCCTGGTAGAGAATCCGCGCCGAGTACCCCACCTGCGGGGCGCGGGTCCGCACAAAGTCGGCATGGGCGGTGAGCAGCGTCTCCGCCACCGCTGCCCGGCGATAGGGGTGCCACGTCGTCTGCCGCAGACTGCGCCGGACCGTCTTGCGATCCAGATCCAACCGCCGCCCAATCGCTGAAATGGACACCCGCTCCTCGTGAAACAACCGTCGAATCTCCGCCCATCGCTCCTGATCCACCATGCATGCCTCCCCAGATTGGTCCCCCTGGGCACGCATGATCGCCGACGCTCCCGTCTCGTCAAGTCCCATCTCCCTCCTCCTTCAGTTAGGAGGGTGGGGAAAATTCAATGACCACACCTGGGGATTATTGGATGACCGCTGACACTACGACCTGATCGCGGACCAATGGTCGCAAGAACGCCATGCGTCCGGATTCCGCGAGCAACCATCTGTCGATCGGTTTCTCGATCTTACCGCACCCGG
The DNA window shown above is from Nitrospira tepida and carries:
- a CDS encoding sodium:calcium antiporter, which encodes MTAWLILAGSAVVIVYAGTKLSRYGDDIADLTGLGRLWIGVVLMAAATSLPELFTTVSAAWIDAPDLAAGDLLGAGMANMLTMGLIDQLHRGKRVWQQAAFEHALVAGLAMILTSLVAFFILYGPEVEHGGIGWVSLLLPTLYVLGMRVVYRQELVKRREREQELVVEARAEEEPQRLSRRAALKRAGMKFAVAALALLLAAPLLASSADQVAKQTGVSESFIGTSLVAITTSLPELITSLAAVRLGAFDLAVGNLFGSNAFNMAAFVFVDLAYRQGPLFGDLDGAHALTALWSIVLMSTALMGIIYRVEKRVALIEPDSFVIILGYLFGLWLLFH
- a CDS encoding mechanosensitive ion channel family protein translates to MTDFWTTALLAPLEALARQMLELLPNVLATVIIFSAGLAIAWVLGNGVERFLRAIGLDHLCNRLGLTTALIRGGVKYDPSHLAGRGVYWVVLLSATIAALGALNLQPINQFAQSFLAYMPHLFVAALILLAGFLLSNFISQAVLIAAVNANLRPARIIAAASRWGVQLVAVAMALEQLGIARNIVVVGFGITLGGLVLAASIAFGLGAKDLAKEYLEQRFSHRRPEDGGDDLRHL
- a CDS encoding glycosyl transferase family 2, translating into MSGQIPDSFVALTEETEAVVQRIGTADILVGIPSFNNADTIGHVVRAVSAGLAKYFPEQRAVLVNSDGGSTDGTPDVVAQTLVDFSAMLISDQQSPLQKIVTPYHGIPGKGSAFRTIFEIARRLKAKACAVVDSDLRSITPEWMDLLISPILDEGFDYVAPYYLRHKYDGTITNSIVYPLTRALYGERIRQPIGGDFGFSGRLAEHYLNKHVWESEVAKFGIDIWMTTEAIATGGRVCQSFLGAKIHNPKDPAADLSAMLVQVLGAMFALMEEHQGLWTKLQGTNAVKLFGFQYAVGVEPVNVNVERMINTFYQGLTDLEPVWNQILGPDTMKDLLALRRVSHQQFHIANEVWARLVYDAAAAYHKRVMPREHLLKAFTPLYLGRTASFVLETQGLTTQEAEGRIEQLCQAFEQQKPYLIARWGDQTA
- a CDS encoding glycosyl transferase, producing MADFFQNGVVTVLHRLGPPNVERLENELIRYGEINPIALVLPSLYSELERPALQRIMKELAQVRYLNEIVVALGHASALEFRRAKEFFKVLPQRVRLVWVDGPNIQEILKTLTGQAIDVGLPGKGQSCWLAFGYVLSRGQSNVIALHDCDIVSYQRDYLARLCYPVTNPNLGYEFCKGYYSRVTDRLHGRVTRLFITPMVRSLERLVGPQPLLTFLDSFRYPLAGEFAMVRDLAWINRIPGDWGLEVGVLAEVYRNCALRRICQADIADAYEHKHQGLSADNPEGGLLKMCVDITKSLFRNLASEGIVLPESLLKTLRATYLQTAQEAIRRYEDDAAINGLQFDRHQERTAVETFLKGLKLATEVFLTDPLGVPMISNWSRVAHAVPDIFHRLRDAVEQDHEWDPTGGKG
- a CDS encoding nucleoside deaminase, yielding MSKPEEHLALAIQLALDNVRTRKGRPFGAVLVKDGQIVATGVNTVLSSHDPTAHAELEAIRAVARKQQNQRLDGHVMYASGHPCPMCLAAMYLAGIRQVYYAYSNEDAEPYGLSTGSLYAELAKPLSEQSMQLAYMPLRPAEQDLYEAWRQIDRGPSKTS
- a CDS encoding pyridoxamine 5'-phosphate oxidase family protein, with the translated sequence MTSPYHEGELAVQARAGVQEMASRVGRSIGSTIPPAAQDFLGRQPMVIVGTVDRDGFPWATLATGKPGFMQASDERRVSIAAQPPAGDPMVENIGSNGQVGLIAIDPATRRRMRVNGRAEVGPDGTIVIQAQQVYANCPKYIQARAWGLSDRSAPSARRVSDDAELNPVQQRWIREADTFFIASNHERGGVDVSHRGGHPGFVQVLNERVLMWPDYAGNMMFQTLGNLAVNPKAGLLFLDFNGGGTLQLTGRADILWDGARRAGFPGAERVVEFHVERVVETAQASSLRWRFVDYSPFNPSIMKS
- a CDS encoding VOC family protein, which gives rise to MDQQDARAQSFQTGHVGLNVSDLKRSKQFYREVFGFEVMGESQQDGRRFLFLGKGRNLVLTLWQQASGRFEKQRPGLHHLSFQVGAIEQVKEVERKLRELNVPLLYDGIVPHGEGMQSGGIFFEDPDGIRLEIYAPEGAGTYSAPTQGAPSCGFF
- a CDS encoding CGNR zinc finger domain-containing protein, with the translated sequence MTEERTAGKFYFIGNDLWLDFINTQVVAEGRPVDRLTSFADLIAWLEEAKVLDGRQAQDLVAAWGDRPRAGQALGRALEFRGILRQMAERLAKGKPVPPATLASINDLLNNQVSYAEVRRTRGGFEKRLHANFSEPAHLLLPIAESAGNLLCYGDLSRIKKCENAACVLFFYDTTKNHSRRWCSMSACGNRMKVAAHYRRLRGTSSRNDRG
- the istB gene encoding IS21-like element helper ATPase IstB; this translates as MNPAQLERLREQLTRLRLLKSRERLDALLQEAAAKDLSYADFLDQVLSEEVTAKAEKNITMRTSLARFPFVKSLEVFDFAYQPSLDKKQIQQVATCHFIEHGENLVILGPPGVGKSHLAIGLGLKAIERGYRVLFTTAAAMIATLTRALTENRLEDKLKLYTIPRLLIIDEIGYLPIDRTGANLFFQLISRRYEKGPMILTSNQSFGAWGEVFGDRVLATAILDRVLHHAITINIRGHSYRLKEKLKAGLVRVEEAATTT
- the istA gene encoding IS21 family transposase, with product MGLDETGASAIMRAQGDQSGEACMVDQERWAEIRRLFHEERVSISAIGRRLDLDRKTVRRSLRQTTWHPYRRAAVAETLLTAHADFVRTRAPQVGYSARILYQELRASRSYTGSYETVKRCVAPLREVQLQAERALLRFETPPGQQSQIDWGQATVPFRTGPVVVHVFVLTLGFSRRGFYHACADERLAQFLEAHERAFAHFGGHTREHLYDRPRTVCYADETGRRLWNPTFKAFADYWGFEPRVCRPYRAQTKGKVESGVKYVKRNFLPGRTFVDVVDFQAQLDEWNVTIADQRLHGTTHERPIARFEREREHLVPLAGQRGFQQEARVSRIVAEDYLVSFDTNRYSVPFRLIGQRVEAQRRGDTIHIFHRDREVATHPVLPGRHQFRILPEHGPGASARIARQRRSTLSELATHPGAVPEVEVRDLACYEAVCGSAAAHEVQP